The window CTTGATTGATAAAATACTAATAAACGGTTCTATATTAATATCATTACTACTTGAAATTGTGATGAGATAGTGGTAAATGAAAATCATAAGTATGGAACAAAAATTGCTTAAATAAGACTTAGATAAATTATATTGTACACAATGATTAAATCAGAACAAAGAATGTAACGTGTTTAATAGTGGAGGGTTGAGTTTGAAAGTGGATTATGTTGATGGCAGAATTGGTTGTAAATGTTGTATACGGTTTTCTGGAACTGCAATAATCTGTTTACAGTTTGATCAAGACTTACTATTTTACTATAAACAAATTTATCAATCTAATAACTCACTGATAAGGAAGTTAGCTAAGTATATATATATATATATAAGTTATACTGGTATGAGCTTTGGGCTTTTGGCTGAGAACTGAAAAAAGTCGCTGCCTGAGCACCAACAAATGAACAGGCAGCTAAATCATGAAGATACAAAACAAAATAATAAGGAGTTAAGTATGTGTAAACATAAAACTTTGTTAATGATAATATTCTTTACTGTTACCGTTTTAATGCTACATGGTGGTTTTCAATCAGATAACTATTATGTATCGGCAGCTTCGGTTCAATATGAAAATTACTTCTCACACTCTTTAGGAGAATATCCATCACAATTTGATGTTGATGATTGTCCAGATTATATTAGTATATCGTATAATAACCAAAGCACATCAATGATAGAAGTGGTAATAAACTGTGAAGAGAACACAAGTGGGGAATTTAGAGATGGTTATATTGAGGTTACAGTGTGGGATCAATATCTTATAAACTTTGAAAATGATACTATGTATTTTAGCCAGGCATGCCATTCAGCTACTAATCCAGTACAGGCAATGATAGATAATGCCTCAGATGGAGATACAATCAATCTGCAAAGTGGGACATATACAGGTCCATTAACTATCAGTAATAAATATCTGACAATTAATGGTAAAGATACAATTATACAAGGATCGGGACATGCTCCAGTCCTTAATTTTATAAATTCAAATGGTTCGGAATTATATGGATTAGTTATAATGGGGGGCAGATATGAAAATGTAGGAGGGATTAAATGTGAAAGCAGTGATCTTTCTATAAGTCACTGTGAAATTAGTAACAATTACGGAAAACATTATTACTCAGGAGGTCTACCAACAACAAACTATACAGGTGGAATGTATATCTCTGGAAATTCAGATGTTGAGATCCAGAATACAGTATTTCATTCAAACGGAGCATACGCATGCATGGGAGGATATAATTTATATAGTGATATTTCAAATAATTATGAAGTGATCTTGGTAAAAAACACATTTCATGTGGATTATGCATCCTATAATTTGTATAATAATAACCCCTCTGCTGACATGATTCTGAAAAATTGTATTGTAGCAAATCCTTATTCAACAGATATTGATTATACATATTGCTGTGCTTATAATACAAATATAGTAAGTTTTCCTGGGATCGGTAATATAATTGATGATCCTTTATTTCTTGATGATACGGGTCCAGAATATGATTTTCATATACCTTGGGGCAGTCCCTGTATAGATGCTGGTGATCCATCAGAAGAAGATGATGATCAATCTCCCATTGATATGGGATATTGCAGCTATGATAGAGATCAGTATGCACTTTGTTATCGATATGTTTGGAAGTGCTATCCTCTACTGGATGTGTCAGATGATGATAATAATGGTGAAAACGATGATTATCTGATACCACCTAACATCTGGGAAGAATATTGGACTAGTAATCCTGATGTTTTTATTGTCTGGTATATTGACGATGTTGATCAAGATCCCATAATTGAAGGCTACTATGATTCTTACTGGGATTGGCAAGAAGGTGGAACTTATCATGTCCCGAGCTGGAAAGGATTTAAAATATCATCAGATTCGTATCATTATAATGGTGGCTATCTGA is drawn from Candidatus Stygibacter australis and contains these coding sequences:
- a CDS encoding FlgD immunoglobulin-like domain containing protein → MCKHKTLLMIIFFTVTVLMLHGGFQSDNYYVSAASVQYENYFSHSLGEYPSQFDVDDCPDYISISYNNQSTSMIEVVINCEENTSGEFRDGYIEVTVWDQYLINFENDTMYFSQACHSATNPVQAMIDNASDGDTINLQSGTYTGPLTISNKYLTINGKDTIIQGSGHAPVLNFINSNGSELYGLVIMGGRYENVGGIKCESSDLSISHCEISNNYGKHYYSGGLPTTNYTGGMYISGNSDVEIQNTVFHSNGAYACMGGYNLYSDISNNYEVILVKNTFHVDYASYNLYNNNPSADMILKNCIVANPYSTDIDYTYCCAYNTNIVSFPGIGNIIDDPLFLDDTGPEYDFHIPWGSPCIDAGDPSEEDDDQSPIDMGYCSYDRDQYALCYRYVWKCYPLLDVSDDDNNGENDDYLIPPNIWEEYWTSNPDVFIVWYIDDVDQDPIIEGYYDSYWDWQEGGTYHVPSWKGFKISSDSYHYNGGYLMDENSASLFTYPDLPAEQESWMGYYLVDSQYPGDAIDSQVMAELLGIKTQRWSMSRNSINDRWIIPGSYTFNYADCVILVPNSTITGFQWQGSQGHHRDAVEPYIRPRAEHFDFEDEIDYLPIYAEFSPDDIPEEIGIYVNGECKGAQVVEDTLCQICAYVLEEEAGEEIEFVFYDGDRNIYKPDYSVLDNYDGKTISRKLYTGSNKRHQYISFKNTDSNIPECINPVHCYPNPFNPQVNISFELEETSSIELHIYNVKGQLVKTLVDELYRPGKYILNWDGRDNNDTKVSSGVYYYRFTTDDNAYNGKMLMLK